The genomic segment TTGCACCGCTTGCTTATATGCGTGGTCGGACATTAGACGATGCGTTTGTTATCTTAGATGAAGCACAAAATACAACGACAATGCAGATGAAGATGTTTTTGACGCGTCTCGGTTTTAATTCGAAGATGATTGTCAACGGAGATACTTCACAAATTGATTTGCCTCTAAAAGTAAAGTCGGGCTTGATTGATGCTAAGGATAAGTTGAATCATGTTGATGCGATTGATTTTGTATATTTTACTTCAAAAGATGTTGTGCGACATCCGGTAGTGGCTGAAATCATCAAAGCTTACGGCGATGAGTGATTTTGATGAGAAGTTTAACTTAAAGCTTAAAAGGAGAAAAGACAAAAGATTGCTGACAGTTTTCTGTCAGTGATTTAGTGGTCTAATATTGAATAATGGCTGAAGGATATATCATGGATTTGCGCGAGAAAATCGGGCATATTCCGATGGTAATTGCATGTGCGAGTGTGATTATCTATGATGAAACACGGGGCATTCTTTTGCAAAAACGCAAGGATAATGGTCAGTGGTGTTATCATGGAGGTTCTGTGGAACCTGACGAAACAGTGGAAGAAGCAGCAAAGCGCGAGCTTTTTGAAGAAACAGGGCTTTCTGCTTTGAAGATGGAGCTTTATACAGTAGCATCAGGGAAAGAGCAACATTTCTTTTATCCTAATGGTGACGAGGTTCACATTGTGGATACTGTTTTTATTTGCAAAAATTTTTCGGGTGATATTGTCATGGAAGAGTCAGAAGTGACAGATTGTAGGTGGTTCGCTTTTAATCAACTTCCAGATGATATTACACGATCTACAAAAACTCCGATTTTGCATTTTGCAAAAGAAATGCTCACAAGGAGTTTTTGAGCACTTTGTCAGAAATGACAGAAATAAAAAATGAATAAAAAGAGGACAAAATGTTTTTTCAAATCGATGATTTTAAGCTGCATTATGAAGTAATGGGTGAAGGAAAGCCGATATTGATTTTGCATGGCTGGGCAGCTCATTTAGCAACGATGACCGAAGTTTTTGAACCAATTTTCAATGAGAAAATAGGGTATAAACGGATTTACGTTGATTTACCAGGAATGGGAGATTCATCTGTTCATGATGTTTTTTCCTCGTCGGACATGATTTTATCTACTTTGATGAGCTTTGCAAAAGAAGTTATTGATGAGCCTTTTTTGTTAGCTGGTTATTCATATGGCGGATATTTGGCAAGAGCAATGGTAGCAAAAAGTGCTCAGGTATCAGGTTTGTTGCTCCTCGAACCTATGGTCATTCCAGATACAGATGCTAGAATTTTGCCTGATGTCGAATGGTTTTATGACACCGAAATTTGCCAACAAGCAAGTGTCCGCTCAGACAAGCTTTGGCGAGATGCTAATTCAGAATTTTTGGCACGTTTGCGTGGGTCTTATGCGCTTAGTTTTGATACGACTCATGTCAAAGTTTTCAATGCTCCGACTTTGATTTTATTGGGGCATCAAGATGGAACGGTAGGATTTGTTGACCAAATTAGTTTGTTAAAAGATTATCCACGTACCACTTTTGCGATTTTGGATTTAGCAGGACACAATTTGCAAATGGAGCAGTCAGAAGTGTTTGAATTCTTGGTAAAAAATTGGCTCTTACGAATCGAGAATGGTGTTTGATAATATTATAAAGCTTGTCAGTAACAAAAAATAAGGAAATATAAAATGTACGTAGAAATGACGGATGAAACAGGAAAGGTTCCTGAAAACATCATTGAGCAAACTGAAAAAATCTTGGCATTTGCTGCTGAAAAATTGAAGTTGAAAGATGCAACGGAGATGGCAGTCACATTTGTTGACAACGCTCGCTCTCATGAATTGAATTTGGAATATCGTGATACAGACCGTTCAACAGATGTAATTTCGTTAGAGTACAAACCTGATGAAAGTGAAATCTTCTTTGATGAAGAAATGGAAATCCCTGAAGAATTGCTCAATGAGATGGATCCTTTTATTGGCGAATTATTTATTTCGATTGATAAAGCAG from the Lactococcus allomyrinae genome contains:
- a CDS encoding NUDIX hydrolase; this translates as MAEGYIMDLREKIGHIPMVIACASVIIYDETRGILLQKRKDNGQWCYHGGSVEPDETVEEAAKRELFEETGLSALKMELYTVASGKEQHFFYPNGDEVHIVDTVFICKNFSGDIVMEESEVTDCRWFAFNQLPDDITRSTKTPILHFAKEMLTRSF
- the ybeY gene encoding rRNA maturation RNase YbeY yields the protein MYVEMTDETGKVPENIIEQTEKILAFAAEKLKLKDATEMAVTFVDNARSHELNLEYRDTDRSTDVISLEYKPDESEIFFDEEMEIPEELLNEMDPFIGELFISIDKAVEQAADYGHSIEREYGWLAVHGFLHINGYDHYTPEEEAEMFGLQEEILTAYGLTR
- a CDS encoding alpha/beta fold hydrolase produces the protein MFFQIDDFKLHYEVMGEGKPILILHGWAAHLATMTEVFEPIFNEKIGYKRIYVDLPGMGDSSVHDVFSSSDMILSTLMSFAKEVIDEPFLLAGYSYGGYLARAMVAKSAQVSGLLLLEPMVIPDTDARILPDVEWFYDTEICQQASVRSDKLWRDANSEFLARLRGSYALSFDTTHVKVFNAPTLILLGHQDGTVGFVDQISLLKDYPRTTFAILDLAGHNLQMEQSEVFEFLVKNWLLRIENGV